The following DNA comes from Terriglobales bacterium.
CGCTCGATCTATTGGCCGAGCGCATGAAAATTCGCACGCGTGCCAGCGGCGCGGCGATCGCCTTGCGGGAAGCAGATGCCGTGATTTGTCGTGCCAGCACCGGCAACGCACCTCCGGCCGGAACGCCTTTAGATATCGACAACACGGTCACCGGCGAGTGCTATCGTTCGGGCAACATCGTCGCTATTACCGATGCCGAGAATGCCCCTCGCGTCGATGCCGAACTCTGCCGCGAACTCGAATTTCGCTCGTTGCTGATCGTGCCGATCGCGGAAGGTGAAGAGGTAGTGGGAATCCTCGAGGTTTTCTCGCCGCTGGCAGGCAACTTTGAGGGCGGCGACATTCTTTTGCTAGGCTCGATCGCTGAAGTAGCAGCTGATATATATGGTGCACAGCAGCGCAAACCGAGCGTACCCACGCCGGTCGCTGCACAGCTAATTCCCTTTTTGGTAAGCGAGCACGTGGAACAAGTGCTGGAAACCGCCGCCATTCACAGGGCAGAACCGCCAGAAGAAACACCGGCTAACGATGTCCCGCACAACGTGGGTGAGCCGATTACCAAGGGCTCCCTTGAACCACGGCGTGAGATACGCAGTGAAACACCAGACACCACCGGGAGTGTTCCCCCGTCCCGGCTGGAAACTTCACGCCAAGACGAGAACGAAAAAACCGACAGCCGTTGGAAGCCGCGCAATTATCTGTTGCTGATGGCTGGACTCACCGTCCTGGGTATCGGAACTGGAGATGTCGTTGATTGGCATATGACGTCGCGGCTCGCGCGTTCAAGTGTGCAATCCGTGCCTGCGATCAGGGGGCATGACATTGTTTCAGTAACGAATAGCGATCCAAAACTGCCAGAGCATGACAATGTATTGTTGAGCTCTGCTGCGGATTCGCCCCCTGCGACTCGCATCGCTGTGGCGCCTCTGCCGCTCAAGAACACATCGGGCGCAAAGATTTACAAGTCCGCATTAGCTCTGAAGAGCGCAACTCAAGGGATTACACCTCATTCACCGGTTGGCGATCCGCCGAGCACTGCCTTGCTCACCCCGTCGCAGGCCGTTCCGCTCGCGGGATCGGTTCCGAATCTTGATTCCCGGAACACCGCTCAACTCACACCGGCAAAGCTGCTGCACCGTGTGGATCCCGTGGTCCCGGATTTTGCCAAGGAGGCAGGCATCGACGGAACCGTCCTGCTGTCGGCAGTGATCGGCACGGACGGCAAGCTCAAAGACGTAAAGTTCGTGAGCGGCGATCGTGCGCTGGCCATCGAAGCATTCCGAGCCCTGCGCGACTGGCGCTATCGGCCGTACATGCTCAATGGAAAACCTATCGAAGCTGAGACGCGGATTGTGATGAACTTCAAACCTTAAAGAACCGTTTCGAGTTTCCAGTTTCAAGTTTCGGCAAAGCCAGTCATCAGCATACTTCTTGATGATCGGGCTTTGCCGAAACCTGAAACCGGAAACTCGAAACTATTCTCGTTTGACGCTGTTTTCCCCTCGCCTTACGATTAGTCAGCCCCTGCTCTTCCATGGCCAATCCAGTCTTCTACGATCCACAACGCAAGCGCTGGCGGAATTTGCGGATTTTGCTACACGTTGGGGGGCTCGTGGCGACGTTTGTAATCGTCGTCTTCATGTACACAGCGCTCCGCAGTGAACTTCTTCCGCAGACGATCTGGCCTGAGACTCGACATACGTATAAGCCAATTCGGGACAGACTTAAGGCCATTCGCGAAGGCCGCCGTCCCGCAGGTCCGGCTCGTGGCTCGCACCGGAGAACGAATAAGCCGCCGTCGGAAGTCACGTTGAATGAAGATGAAGGGCTACGCGCGGCCTTCTATGTGACTTGGGACAAGGGTAGCTATTCGTCTCTCAAGGAATATTTGAAGCAGGTTGATCTTCTGTTCCCTGAGTGGCTTCACGTTCTCACCCCTGACGGACGCATTCAGGGCTCTGATGCTCTCACCAACGAAATGTTCGATGTCGTCCGCGGAAATTCCATTCACCGCGTAGACGATCAGGTAATGCCGCTGATTCGTGCCGAAAAGGCAGATATCGAAGTCTTTCCATTGGTGAATAACTTCGATCCTGCCGGAGGAAAGTGGCTGCAGAACATCGGCGACTTCTTTGCCAATGCTGACGGTCGCGCGAATTTCCGCCGGCAACTGCTCACGTTTCTTGCGTCCGACAATAAGTTCCGCGGCGTCTCTGTCGACTTCGAAGATTTTCCCGCATCG
Coding sequences within:
- a CDS encoding TonB family protein — encoded protein: MSEQRLFLRKKVPLPIPIELLPGKEMWLHDIGEGGLSVSGSSRLEPGTATFFTFQFPDANSIIEASGVVAWCDGSGRVGIRFTRIKPDSSAVLKRWLKTDEKQSSAASEQQPADRAPAGIESDTAALREEIERANLDCSNALDLLAERMKIRTRASGAAIALREADAVICRASTGNAPPAGTPLDIDNTVTGECYRSGNIVAITDAENAPRVDAELCRELEFRSLLIVPIAEGEEVVGILEVFSPLAGNFEGGDILLLGSIAEVAADIYGAQQRKPSVPTPVAAQLIPFLVSEHVEQVLETAAIHRAEPPEETPANDVPHNVGEPITKGSLEPRREIRSETPDTTGSVPPSRLETSRQDENEKTDSRWKPRNYLLLMAGLTVLGIGTGDVVDWHMTSRLARSSVQSVPAIRGHDIVSVTNSDPKLPEHDNVLLSSAADSPPATRIAVAPLPLKNTSGAKIYKSALALKSATQGITPHSPVGDPPSTALLTPSQAVPLAGSVPNLDSRNTAQLTPAKLLHRVDPVVPDFAKEAGIDGTVLLSAVIGTDGKLKDVKFVSGDRALAIEAFRALRDWRYRPYMLNGKPIEAETRIVMNFKP